The Cygnus olor isolate bCygOlo1 chromosome 18, bCygOlo1.pri.v2, whole genome shotgun sequence genome includes a window with the following:
- the ANKRD40 gene encoding ankyrin repeat domain-containing protein 40 isoform X3 translates to METKELQERLREAAALGDAEEVRRLLGLGVDPNSQNEVNGWSLFSVFFGERKAAQRSSRQKVNFSLPGCFLITMLILLTSKPDLKITFCFMWTCLHWACKRNHAPVVAYLLHSGADKEILTKKGERPVQLTSKREIRKMLGVEDDELPELKNDSELPIIPNYLANPPFPYVYNTTSNNIPDPSVNGSISCTESQDPDSSPLPNTETCTRASAQQNAAPEAAGSKGAAPSLPGGCTVPRCSNPAVQNGPVYQTPASWNRSPPSPVGSKQPGPQLGNGSCTGPVPTFQPVFFTGAFPLNMQELVLKVRIQNPSLKENDFIEIELDRQELTYKELLRVSCRELGVNPEHVQKIRKLPNTMLRKKMTSSDWR, encoded by the exons ATGGAGAcgaaggagctgcaggagcggctgcgggaggcggcggcgctgggggACGCCGAGGAGGTGcggaggctgctggggctcgGCGTGGACCCCAACTCCCAGAACGAAGTCAACGGCTG GTCGTTGTTCTCCGTTTTTTTTGGAGAACGTAAGGCAGCACAGCGAAGTAGCCGTCAGAAAGTAAACTTCAGCTTGCCAGGCTGTTTCCTTATTACCAtgcttattttattaacttctAAACCAGATTTGAAGATTACTTTCTGTTTTATGTG GACTTGTTTGCACTGGGCATGCAAACGGAACCATGCTCCAGTGGTGGCTTACCTGCTGCACTCTGGTGCCGACAAGGAGATCCTCACCAAGAAAGGAGAGAGGCCGGTCCAATTAACGTCAAAGAGGGAGATTAGGAAGATGCTGGGAG tggAAGATGATGAACTCCCAGAGCTAAAAAATGATTCAGAACTGCCAATCATCCCTAATTACCTGGCTAACCCACCTTTCCCTTACGTTTATAATACCACGAGTAACAATATTCCAGATCCCTCTGTGAATGGGAGTATCTCGTGTACAGAATCGCAAGATCCTGACTCTTCTCCTTTACCCAACACGGAGACGTGCACGCGGGCATCAGCACAGCAGAATGCTGCTCCTGAGGCAGCAGGCAGTAAGGGAGCTGCACCATCCTTGCCTGGAGGCTGCACCGTACCACGATGCTCAAATCCTGCCGTGCAGAACGGCCCCGTTTACCAGACACCTGCATCTTGGAACAGAAGTCCTCCTTCGCCAGTTGGATCGAAACAGCCTGGACCTCAGCTAGGGAACGGCTCCTGCACGGGGCCTGTTCCAACGTTTCAGCCGGTTTTCTTCACAGGAGCTTTTCCACTTAATATGCAAG aaCTGGTGCTTAAAGTTAGAATACAAAATCCTAGTCTTAAAGAAAATGACTTCATTGAAATTGAACTGGACAGACAAGAACTGACCTATAAGGAACTGCTCCGAGTGAGTTGCCGTGAGCTGGGTGTTAACCCTGAACATGTACAGAAGATCAGAAAATTACCAAATACAATGCTAAGAAAG aagatGACTTCCTCTGACTGGCGTTAG
- the ANKRD40 gene encoding ankyrin repeat domain-containing protein 40 isoform X2 translates to METKELQERLREAAALGDAEEVRRLLGLGVDPNSQNEVNGWSLFSVFFGERKAAQRSSRQKVNFSLPGCFLITMLILLTSKPDLKITFCFMWTCLHWACKRNHAPVVAYLLHSGADKEILTKKGERPVQLTSKREIRKMLGVEDDELPELKNDSELPIIPNYLANPPFPYVYNTTSNNIPDPSVNGSISCTESQDPDSSPLPNTETCTRASAQQNAAPEAAGSKGAAPSLPGGCTVPRCSNPAVQNGPVYQTPASWNRSPPSPVGSKQPGPQLGNGSCTGPVPTFQPVFFTGAFPLNMQELVLKVRIQNPSLKENDFIEIELDRQELTYKELLRVSCRELGVNPEHVQKIRKLPNTMLRKDKDVARLQDFQELELVLTKMTSSDWR, encoded by the exons ATGGAGAcgaaggagctgcaggagcggctgcgggaggcggcggcgctgggggACGCCGAGGAGGTGcggaggctgctggggctcgGCGTGGACCCCAACTCCCAGAACGAAGTCAACGGCTG GTCGTTGTTCTCCGTTTTTTTTGGAGAACGTAAGGCAGCACAGCGAAGTAGCCGTCAGAAAGTAAACTTCAGCTTGCCAGGCTGTTTCCTTATTACCAtgcttattttattaacttctAAACCAGATTTGAAGATTACTTTCTGTTTTATGTG GACTTGTTTGCACTGGGCATGCAAACGGAACCATGCTCCAGTGGTGGCTTACCTGCTGCACTCTGGTGCCGACAAGGAGATCCTCACCAAGAAAGGAGAGAGGCCGGTCCAATTAACGTCAAAGAGGGAGATTAGGAAGATGCTGGGAG tggAAGATGATGAACTCCCAGAGCTAAAAAATGATTCAGAACTGCCAATCATCCCTAATTACCTGGCTAACCCACCTTTCCCTTACGTTTATAATACCACGAGTAACAATATTCCAGATCCCTCTGTGAATGGGAGTATCTCGTGTACAGAATCGCAAGATCCTGACTCTTCTCCTTTACCCAACACGGAGACGTGCACGCGGGCATCAGCACAGCAGAATGCTGCTCCTGAGGCAGCAGGCAGTAAGGGAGCTGCACCATCCTTGCCTGGAGGCTGCACCGTACCACGATGCTCAAATCCTGCCGTGCAGAACGGCCCCGTTTACCAGACACCTGCATCTTGGAACAGAAGTCCTCCTTCGCCAGTTGGATCGAAACAGCCTGGACCTCAGCTAGGGAACGGCTCCTGCACGGGGCCTGTTCCAACGTTTCAGCCGGTTTTCTTCACAGGAGCTTTTCCACTTAATATGCAAG aaCTGGTGCTTAAAGTTAGAATACAAAATCCTAGTCTTAAAGAAAATGACTTCATTGAAATTGAACTGGACAGACAAGAACTGACCTATAAGGAACTGCTCCGAGTGAGTTGCCGTGAGCTGGGTGTTAACCCTGAACATGTACAGAAGATCAGAAAATTACCAAATACAATGCTAAGAAAG gacAAAGATGTTGCAAGGCTACAGGATTTCCAAGAACTGGAGCTTGTTCTAACA aagatGACTTCCTCTGACTGGCGTTAG
- the ANKRD40 gene encoding ankyrin repeat domain-containing protein 40 isoform X1, which produces METKELQERLREAAALGDAEEVRRLLGLGVDPNSQNEVNGWSLFSVFFGERKAAQRSSRQKVNFSLPGCFLITMLILLTSKPDLKITFCFMWTCLHWACKRNHAPVVAYLLHSGADKEILTKKGERPVQLTSKREIRKMLGVEDDELPELKNDSELPIIPNYLANPPFPYVYNTTSNNIPDPSVNGSISCTESQDPDSSPLPNTETCTRASAQQNAAPEAAGSKGAAPSLPGGCTVPRCSNPAVQNGPVYQTPASWNRSPPSPVGSKQPGPQLGNGSCTGPVPTFQPVFFTGAFPLNMQELVLKVRIQNPSLKENDFIEIELDRQELTYKELLRVSCRELGVNPEHVQKIRKLPNTMLRKDKDVARLQDFQELELVLTVSDKNFLFRVPTLSERSGYNKKASELTY; this is translated from the exons ATGGAGAcgaaggagctgcaggagcggctgcgggaggcggcggcgctgggggACGCCGAGGAGGTGcggaggctgctggggctcgGCGTGGACCCCAACTCCCAGAACGAAGTCAACGGCTG GTCGTTGTTCTCCGTTTTTTTTGGAGAACGTAAGGCAGCACAGCGAAGTAGCCGTCAGAAAGTAAACTTCAGCTTGCCAGGCTGTTTCCTTATTACCAtgcttattttattaacttctAAACCAGATTTGAAGATTACTTTCTGTTTTATGTG GACTTGTTTGCACTGGGCATGCAAACGGAACCATGCTCCAGTGGTGGCTTACCTGCTGCACTCTGGTGCCGACAAGGAGATCCTCACCAAGAAAGGAGAGAGGCCGGTCCAATTAACGTCAAAGAGGGAGATTAGGAAGATGCTGGGAG tggAAGATGATGAACTCCCAGAGCTAAAAAATGATTCAGAACTGCCAATCATCCCTAATTACCTGGCTAACCCACCTTTCCCTTACGTTTATAATACCACGAGTAACAATATTCCAGATCCCTCTGTGAATGGGAGTATCTCGTGTACAGAATCGCAAGATCCTGACTCTTCTCCTTTACCCAACACGGAGACGTGCACGCGGGCATCAGCACAGCAGAATGCTGCTCCTGAGGCAGCAGGCAGTAAGGGAGCTGCACCATCCTTGCCTGGAGGCTGCACCGTACCACGATGCTCAAATCCTGCCGTGCAGAACGGCCCCGTTTACCAGACACCTGCATCTTGGAACAGAAGTCCTCCTTCGCCAGTTGGATCGAAACAGCCTGGACCTCAGCTAGGGAACGGCTCCTGCACGGGGCCTGTTCCAACGTTTCAGCCGGTTTTCTTCACAGGAGCTTTTCCACTTAATATGCAAG aaCTGGTGCTTAAAGTTAGAATACAAAATCCTAGTCTTAAAGAAAATGACTTCATTGAAATTGAACTGGACAGACAAGAACTGACCTATAAGGAACTGCTCCGAGTGAGTTGCCGTGAGCTGGGTGTTAACCCTGAACATGTACAGAAGATCAGAAAATTACCAAATACAATGCTAAGAAAG gacAAAGATGTTGCAAGGCTACAGGATTTCCAAGAACTGGAGCTTGTTCTAACAGTAAGCGACAAAAACTTCCTTTTCAGAGTCCCAACACTTTCTGAACGGAGTGGTTATAACAAGAAGGCATCAGAACTGACATACTAA
- the ANKRD40 gene encoding ankyrin repeat domain-containing protein 40 isoform X4: METKELQERLREAAALGDAEEVRRLLGLGVDPNSQNEVNGWTCLHWACKRNHAPVVAYLLHSGADKEILTKKGERPVQLTSKREIRKMLGVEDDELPELKNDSELPIIPNYLANPPFPYVYNTTSNNIPDPSVNGSISCTESQDPDSSPLPNTETCTRASAQQNAAPEAAGSKGAAPSLPGGCTVPRCSNPAVQNGPVYQTPASWNRSPPSPVGSKQPGPQLGNGSCTGPVPTFQPVFFTGAFPLNMQELVLKVRIQNPSLKENDFIEIELDRQELTYKELLRVSCRELGVNPEHVQKIRKLPNTMLRKDKDVARLQDFQELELVLTVSDKNFLFRVPTLSERSGYNKKASELTY, translated from the exons ATGGAGAcgaaggagctgcaggagcggctgcgggaggcggcggcgctgggggACGCCGAGGAGGTGcggaggctgctggggctcgGCGTGGACCCCAACTCCCAGAACGAAGTCAACGGCTG GACTTGTTTGCACTGGGCATGCAAACGGAACCATGCTCCAGTGGTGGCTTACCTGCTGCACTCTGGTGCCGACAAGGAGATCCTCACCAAGAAAGGAGAGAGGCCGGTCCAATTAACGTCAAAGAGGGAGATTAGGAAGATGCTGGGAG tggAAGATGATGAACTCCCAGAGCTAAAAAATGATTCAGAACTGCCAATCATCCCTAATTACCTGGCTAACCCACCTTTCCCTTACGTTTATAATACCACGAGTAACAATATTCCAGATCCCTCTGTGAATGGGAGTATCTCGTGTACAGAATCGCAAGATCCTGACTCTTCTCCTTTACCCAACACGGAGACGTGCACGCGGGCATCAGCACAGCAGAATGCTGCTCCTGAGGCAGCAGGCAGTAAGGGAGCTGCACCATCCTTGCCTGGAGGCTGCACCGTACCACGATGCTCAAATCCTGCCGTGCAGAACGGCCCCGTTTACCAGACACCTGCATCTTGGAACAGAAGTCCTCCTTCGCCAGTTGGATCGAAACAGCCTGGACCTCAGCTAGGGAACGGCTCCTGCACGGGGCCTGTTCCAACGTTTCAGCCGGTTTTCTTCACAGGAGCTTTTCCACTTAATATGCAAG aaCTGGTGCTTAAAGTTAGAATACAAAATCCTAGTCTTAAAGAAAATGACTTCATTGAAATTGAACTGGACAGACAAGAACTGACCTATAAGGAACTGCTCCGAGTGAGTTGCCGTGAGCTGGGTGTTAACCCTGAACATGTACAGAAGATCAGAAAATTACCAAATACAATGCTAAGAAAG gacAAAGATGTTGCAAGGCTACAGGATTTCCAAGAACTGGAGCTTGTTCTAACAGTAAGCGACAAAAACTTCCTTTTCAGAGTCCCAACACTTTCTGAACGGAGTGGTTATAACAAGAAGGCATCAGAACTGACATACTAA